From the Cohaesibacter sp. ES.047 genome, one window contains:
- a CDS encoding transposase: protein MEGRKAGDLFGEDGILQELTKALAERALSAELDEHLTEERADAPPEGANQPPNRRNGSSQKTVTTDNRSA from the coding sequence ATGGAAGGCCGCAAAGCGGGCGATCTGTTCGGAGAGGACGGGATTCTGCAAGAACTGACCAAGGCGCTGGCCGAACGAGCCCTGAGCGCCGAACTGGACGAGCATCTGACCGAAGAACGCGCCGATGCACCACCTGAAGGCGCGAACCAGCCGCCAAACCGTCGCAATGGCAGCAGCCAGAAGACGGTGACCACCGACAACCGGTCTGCATAA
- a CDS encoding tripartite tricarboxylate transporter permease, protein MDTIFEAIGMVANFQVLLAIFAATFLGLIMGALPGLTAAMAIALLIPLTYGMGPVLGMATLLGAFCGAFAGGAVPAILLGIPGTPASVATTLDGFPMARNGEAGTALGLSISASFIGGILGSLLLILLSPPIARLALSFGPAEFFALGVFGLVIIASVSAGSMLKGLVAGFIGLWLGTIGADPMTGVLRSTFGQPDLITGIGLLPALIGLFAVSQVLQDLVIKSGNEKQPEAAQNFQSAKPPFGLLAKAWKVITCSTLIGVFVGAIPGAGGSISSFLSYDQAKRMSKTPEKFGKGHYEGLVASETSNNATAGGALIPMLTLGIPGEVSTAVLMGGLVIQGVRPGPALFDEQSSTIYAIFFAFIIANIAMFLMQLIGIRLFVRILKVPQHLMMPIILMFCAVGVYGVNGSVFELWLMLGFGILGFFLNRYGYGTAPVILGLILGTVTEANLRRGMIVYGGDWTQFIFRPISAILLALAFAFLLFVFWQNFSDKKPKDEATIGSP, encoded by the coding sequence ATGGACACTATATTTGAAGCCATTGGTATGGTTGCAAATTTCCAAGTGCTTCTTGCAATATTTGCAGCAACATTTCTTGGTTTGATTATGGGAGCTTTGCCAGGGTTAACGGCCGCAATGGCTATTGCACTGCTGATCCCTCTTACATATGGCATGGGTCCTGTCTTAGGCATGGCCACATTGCTCGGTGCCTTTTGCGGCGCATTTGCAGGCGGAGCTGTTCCTGCGATCTTGTTAGGTATTCCCGGAACGCCAGCGTCAGTAGCAACGACGCTTGATGGCTTCCCTATGGCTCGAAATGGGGAAGCCGGAACAGCTCTTGGTCTCTCGATTAGCGCTTCCTTTATAGGAGGGATTCTGGGTTCGCTCTTGCTGATCTTGCTTTCTCCGCCAATTGCTAGACTTGCTCTGAGCTTTGGCCCTGCTGAGTTTTTTGCTCTCGGAGTCTTCGGCCTGGTCATCATCGCGTCTGTATCGGCAGGGTCGATGCTAAAGGGGCTAGTAGCCGGTTTCATTGGTCTTTGGCTTGGGACAATTGGTGCTGATCCTATGACTGGCGTTTTACGGTCAACCTTTGGTCAGCCTGATCTGATAACAGGTATTGGGTTGCTCCCAGCACTGATTGGCCTTTTTGCCGTTTCTCAAGTCCTGCAGGATCTCGTTATCAAGTCGGGTAATGAAAAGCAGCCAGAAGCGGCTCAGAATTTTCAATCCGCAAAGCCGCCCTTTGGACTTCTTGCCAAGGCATGGAAAGTGATCACATGCTCTACCCTTATCGGTGTCTTTGTAGGGGCTATTCCTGGTGCTGGCGGTTCAATTTCGTCGTTCCTATCCTATGATCAGGCAAAACGTATGTCCAAGACACCAGAAAAATTTGGTAAGGGACATTATGAGGGGCTTGTAGCATCAGAAACGTCAAACAACGCAACTGCAGGTGGGGCGTTGATTCCAATGCTGACTCTTGGAATTCCTGGAGAAGTGTCTACTGCTGTTCTAATGGGAGGACTTGTGATCCAAGGCGTACGGCCAGGACCAGCTCTTTTTGATGAACAATCTTCCACGATCTATGCCATTTTCTTTGCGTTCATTATCGCCAATATTGCAATGTTCTTGATGCAGTTGATCGGTATTCGGCTTTTTGTCCGTATTCTCAAAGTTCCGCAGCATCTGATGATGCCAATTATTTTAATGTTTTGCGCTGTGGGTGTGTATGGGGTGAACGGATCCGTCTTCGAGCTATGGCTGATGCTTGGATTTGGTATTTTAGGCTTCTTCCTCAATCGATATGGTTATGGAACTGCGCCGGTTATCCTGGGCCTTATCCTTGGAACCGTAACCGAAGCAAACTTGCGGCGCGGTATGATTGTTTATGGAGGTGATTGGACGCAATTCATCTTCAGGCCGATCAGTGCCATCCTTCTCGCGCTCGCATTCGCTTTTCTGCTTTTCGTGTTCTGGCAGAACTTTTCAGACAAAAAGCCAAAGGATGAGGCTACAATTGGTAGCCCTTAA
- a CDS encoding tripartite tricarboxylate transporter TctB family protein, with the protein MKLLSGRVLFDIALLLAAAIGVRQAQMLPNAGGISQIGPGDFPTMVCGLGIIAILGVLIGDLRKSDADDRIQPLGGQQITSAIAICALLASYIVLMNILGFIISTTLFLFFATVTCAWAMGIEAIRKKLARFLAIVAAFSAMSAMLVYFTFSYGFGLIFP; encoded by the coding sequence ATGAAACTTCTTTCTGGGCGTGTACTCTTCGATATCGCGCTTCTGCTTGCTGCTGCCATTGGTGTCCGGCAAGCCCAAATGCTACCCAATGCCGGTGGTATTAGCCAGATTGGCCCTGGGGATTTTCCTACGATGGTCTGTGGCCTTGGAATTATTGCAATTCTTGGGGTGCTAATAGGGGACTTGCGGAAATCTGATGCAGATGATCGCATTCAGCCCCTTGGTGGGCAGCAAATCACCTCGGCGATAGCAATCTGCGCGCTTCTGGCTTCGTACATCGTGCTGATGAACATTTTGGGCTTCATCATCTCTACCACGTTATTCCTTTTCTTTGCGACGGTCACTTGTGCGTGGGCAATGGGGATCGAAGCGATTAGAAAAAAATTGGCCCGCTTTTTGGCTATCGTGGCTGCTTTCTCTGCTATGTCGGCAATGCTTGTCTATTTCACCTTCTCCTACGGCTTCGGCTTAATCTTCCCATGA
- a CDS encoding tripartite tricarboxylate transporter substrate binding protein, protein MKSLFAGLFLASVALTSNMAFAADGFPKKDITIVVQYATGGGTDSFIRALEKPLEDAFGVGVAVRNIAGGGGVVGMMQVLAAKPDGYTVAIANNAFYTLIGMGNVTFSLDDFDYIAAVGMEPYVLAAKASDEWKDYDGFLNYAKDKTIRLGFAGVGSSTHIMAMAMAEELGLNVQFVPYGGASEAAAAALGGHIEGVVLSPADLVAAMDGDDGLVPIVSSGKSSLIENVKTTKDLGLNLSVQQWRGFAAPAGVDPEVKKAWQAAIEKAIKDPQFIEASKNLGVEVSPVFGEDLKAFMDEGERVMIPLAKKVAAQ, encoded by the coding sequence ATGAAGTCTTTATTTGCCGGACTGTTTCTGGCTTCTGTCGCGTTGACATCCAATATGGCATTCGCAGCAGACGGTTTTCCAAAAAAGGATATCACGATCGTTGTTCAGTACGCGACAGGTGGCGGGACGGATAGCTTTATTCGAGCCCTAGAAAAGCCACTGGAGGATGCGTTTGGAGTGGGTGTTGCTGTGCGAAATATCGCTGGTGGTGGCGGTGTTGTTGGTATGATGCAAGTGTTGGCTGCAAAACCAGATGGCTATACCGTGGCCATTGCAAATAATGCTTTTTACACCCTTATTGGGATGGGAAATGTCACTTTTTCACTCGATGATTTTGACTATATTGCAGCAGTCGGAATGGAACCATATGTGCTTGCAGCAAAAGCATCGGATGAATGGAAGGATTATGACGGCTTCCTGAATTATGCCAAGGATAAGACCATCCGACTTGGATTTGCGGGCGTCGGTTCTTCCACCCACATTATGGCGATGGCAATGGCAGAAGAGCTCGGCCTGAATGTACAGTTTGTTCCATATGGTGGAGCATCTGAAGCAGCTGCCGCCGCATTGGGTGGGCATATTGAAGGTGTGGTTCTTTCTCCTGCGGATCTGGTTGCTGCGATGGACGGTGATGACGGTCTAGTGCCTATCGTCTCTTCGGGCAAATCGTCTCTCATTGAGAATGTTAAGACAACTAAGGATCTCGGGCTGAATCTTTCCGTTCAGCAATGGCGAGGATTTGCCGCGCCCGCAGGCGTCGATCCGGAAGTCAAAAAGGCTTGGCAGGCTGCGATTGAAAAGGCCATAAAAGATCCTCAATTCATTGAGGCTTCAAAGAACCTTGGTGTCGAGGTTTCGCCTGTCTTTGGCGAGGATCTGAAGGCCTTCATGGATGAGGGTGAACGCGTGATGATACCTTTGGCTAAAAAGGTGGCGGCCCAGTAA
- a CDS encoding GntR family transcriptional regulator, protein MATSKSNSQNLLRAKTTSDQLYSLLRIRILDLQLAPGAVISRRELSEEYGVSPMPLREAIARLSAEGLIDIHPQSKTMVSKIDMDDVRRMHFMRMSVEMEVARVLADSFAPMAEAEEILRQQEAALSRNDIMEFSTLDRIFHRSFHAEAGYEELWDLVISHSGHIDRARKLNLPASGAGRAAKFLKDHQDMIRAVQNGSKDEASNAVREHLQRFTVFAEQARVRNPEFFK, encoded by the coding sequence TTGGCCACATCGAAATCAAATTCTCAGAATCTTCTTCGAGCAAAGACCACTTCTGATCAACTCTACTCGTTGCTCAGAATTCGAATTCTTGATCTTCAGCTCGCTCCTGGCGCGGTTATTTCTCGGCGAGAGTTATCCGAAGAGTACGGCGTAAGTCCAATGCCATTGCGCGAAGCAATTGCGCGTTTGTCCGCAGAAGGGTTAATAGACATCCATCCACAATCAAAGACCATGGTTTCAAAAATTGACATGGACGACGTTAGACGGATGCATTTCATGCGAATGTCAGTGGAAATGGAAGTCGCTCGGGTTCTCGCAGATTCTTTTGCCCCTATGGCTGAAGCAGAAGAAATCCTGAGACAACAAGAAGCAGCTCTCTCAAGAAATGACATTATGGAATTCTCCACACTCGATCGGATTTTTCATCGCAGCTTTCATGCTGAAGCGGGATATGAAGAACTCTGGGATCTTGTTATCTCACATTCAGGACACATTGACCGGGCTCGCAAATTAAACCTTCCTGCCTCTGGAGCAGGCCGCGCAGCGAAGTTTCTTAAGGACCACCAAGACATGATCCGGGCGGTACAAAATGGCTCCAAAGATGAAGCCAGCAACGCAGTTCGCGAGCATCTTCAAAGATTTACTGTTTTTGCTGAGCAGGCCCGTGTCAGAAATCCAGAATTTTTCAAATAG
- a CDS encoding hydroxyacid dehydrogenase has translation MTHILVAGKIHQSGIDLLDATSGITYDYVKDVSEESYAPLIDKADALVIRTQPLSAETIARGGNLKLVSRHGVGYDAVDLQALNDRGIVLTIVGDVNSVSVAEHSLMLIMSAAKRTSRASKSIKEGDWSWRNQLEAVELLNKRLFIIGFGRIGQHLARMASAFGMEIRACDPFLEKQGWPKNTAAVPCDMQSGLAWADIVSVNVPSSGRPILGDLEFSQMKRGVVLVNTARGGVVDEKALVKAIHAGIVAAAGIDVFEMEPPKTDNELLGLDQVILSPHIAGLTAEAGERTAVSAVQNVLDFFAGYLNPALIVNSKQINELTKS, from the coding sequence ATGACACATATTCTCGTTGCTGGAAAAATTCATCAAAGCGGCATTGACTTGCTCGATGCAACTTCCGGGATAACTTATGATTACGTAAAGGATGTCTCAGAAGAAAGCTATGCTCCACTGATCGATAAAGCTGATGCTCTGGTCATTAGAACTCAGCCTCTTTCTGCCGAAACGATTGCGCGCGGGGGGAACCTCAAGTTGGTGTCTCGACATGGTGTTGGGTATGATGCTGTAGATCTGCAAGCCTTGAACGACAGGGGCATTGTTCTGACCATCGTTGGAGATGTTAATTCAGTATCTGTGGCCGAGCATAGTTTGATGCTGATTATGTCTGCGGCAAAAAGAACCTCACGAGCCAGTAAGTCTATCAAGGAAGGCGATTGGAGTTGGCGTAATCAGCTGGAGGCTGTTGAGCTGCTTAATAAGCGGTTGTTTATCATTGGATTTGGTCGTATCGGGCAGCATCTGGCTCGGATGGCGAGCGCATTCGGCATGGAAATCCGCGCGTGTGATCCATTCCTGGAAAAGCAGGGGTGGCCAAAGAATACCGCTGCAGTACCCTGCGACATGCAATCCGGTCTTGCTTGGGCTGATATTGTATCGGTTAATGTACCCAGCTCGGGGCGCCCAATCCTCGGAGATTTGGAATTCTCGCAAATGAAGCGTGGTGTTGTTCTGGTAAACACGGCTCGCGGCGGGGTCGTGGATGAAAAGGCCTTGGTTAAAGCGATCCATGCGGGAATCGTGGCCGCTGCAGGCATTGATGTTTTTGAGATGGAACCCCCCAAGACAGATAACGAGCTTCTAGGTCTTGATCAGGTGATCCTGTCTCCTCATATTGCCGGGTTGACTGCGGAAGCTGGAGAGCGCACGGCGGTAAGTGCAGTGCAAAACGTTCTAGACTTCTTCGCTGGATATCTAAACCCTGCATTGATTGTAAATTCGAAACAAATCAATGAGTTAACTAAGTCTTAG
- the garL gene encoding 2-dehydro-3-deoxyglucarate aldolase translates to MNAQTLPNQLRQNLLARKPLIGCWCALGSPITTEVMGVAGFDWLLLDAEHALNDVLSLVPQLMALKDSESAPVVRPSWNDTVLIKRLLDAGFYNFLIPFVQNADEARAAVAATRYPPAGVRGVSVAHRSNKYGTVSDYQKIINDNIGVIVQIETPVAADAAEEIAAVDGVDGLFIGPSDLAASCGYLGNPSEPSVQAIIKRVFEAAKAAGKSAGILAPVESDARKYMELGANFVAVGSDLGLLKGASQALKGTYL, encoded by the coding sequence ATGAACGCGCAGACCCTTCCAAACCAGCTACGCCAGAATCTTCTGGCTCGTAAACCTCTGATCGGTTGCTGGTGTGCTCTGGGCAGCCCAATCACGACCGAGGTTATGGGCGTGGCTGGCTTTGACTGGCTTCTATTGGATGCTGAACATGCTTTAAACGACGTGCTGTCGTTGGTGCCACAGCTTATGGCTCTCAAGGATAGTGAGTCAGCGCCTGTTGTTCGTCCATCCTGGAACGATACGGTCTTGATCAAAAGGCTTCTTGATGCAGGGTTTTATAACTTTTTGATTCCATTTGTGCAAAATGCAGATGAAGCACGGGCTGCCGTTGCAGCTACTCGCTATCCCCCTGCAGGGGTTCGTGGTGTATCTGTTGCCCATCGTTCCAACAAATATGGCACTGTGTCGGACTATCAGAAGATCATCAATGACAATATCGGTGTGATCGTTCAAATTGAAACTCCGGTTGCTGCTGATGCTGCCGAAGAGATCGCTGCCGTTGATGGTGTCGATGGCCTGTTCATCGGGCCGTCAGATCTGGCGGCTTCTTGTGGCTATCTTGGTAATCCGAGCGAACCTTCTGTTCAGGCAATCATTAAACGCGTTTTTGAAGCAGCAAAGGCGGCTGGCAAGTCTGCCGGAATCCTGGCTCCGGTTGAGAGCGACGCCCGAAAATATATGGAACTTGGCGCCAATTTCGTGGCTGTCGGTTCTGATCTTGGTTTGCTTAAAGGAGCAAGCCAGGCCCTTAAGGGAACCTATCTCTAA